The Desulfovibrio sp. Fe33 genome contains the following window.
CCCCACGCACGTGGGGAACACGCACCATTCCTTTACTCAACTACTATATTCCCCGGTTCATCCCCACGCACGTGGGGAACACATCTCCTCAACTCTCAACGTCTTTTTGGACGCCGGTTCATCCCCACGCACGTGGGGAACACACAAGGCGTGTGTGCTGGCGGCGACCGGCGTGCGGTTCATCCCCACGCACGTGGGGAACACGAGGCCAGGGCGACAAGTAGCCACATGTGCCGCGGTTCATCCCCACGCACGTGGGGAACACCCCCCCCTCCCCTCCAAAGGGAATCAAACCAATCGGTTCATCCCCACGCACGTGGGGAACACTTGCCGCAAATCTGGCAACGGGGAAGCTCGTTCGGTTCATCCCCACGCACGTGGGGAACACGGATCAATCCGCTTGGGACATGATCGCGTCCCCGGTTCATCCCCACGCACGTGGGGAACACGGCCTGTCTCGGGATGTGCTGATGCGGGACCTCGGTTCATCCCCACGCACGTGGGGAACACGCTCACAACGGCGGTAAATTTGACTATCATTTCGGTTCATCCCCACGCACGTGGGGAACACTGACCCGGTGGAGTTTCGTCGGGTCGTGTTTTCGGTTCATCCCCACGCACGTGGGGAACACGAGATTCGTGGCCCCGGACTGATGCGCGGTTGCGGTTCATCCCCACGCACGTGGGGAACACTACTGCCACAACCCCGGCGCGAACCCGGTCACCGGTTCATCCCCACGCACGTGGGGAACACCATGCACGTCAAGTTCCTGACCGACGAAATGGCGGTTCATCCCCACGCACGTGGGGAACACGGTTTTGCGGGTGTCGGGATGTATTGGACCATCGGTTCATCCCCACGCACGTGGGGAACACTTCATGGCCGGGATCAGCAGATCGAGCCCTGCCGGTTCATCCCCACGCACGTGGGGAACACTACGCCATCACCGGCCGCCAGCCCGTAGGATCCGGTTCATCCCCACGCACGTGGGGAACACCAATGGCCGCAGACGGAATAGACGAAGTGGTCCGGTTCATCCCCACGCACGTGGGGAACACCCCCCGTTCCGCCGCGAGGTTCGGGGCGTGACCGGTTCATCCCCACGCACGTGGGGAACACAGGTGCGCCGTGGGTAGCGTGATTCCCTTCGACGGTTCATCCCCACGCACGTGGGGAACACCTACCGGCACCACGGCGACAGATATTATAGCTCGGTTCATCCCCACGCACGTGGGGAACACCATTGAACTTTTTGCCCCCCCCAATTGATTATCGGTTCATCCCCACGCACGTGGGGAACACGCTTTGGCTATGCCTTCGGTCCATTCATGTTCCGGTTCATCCCCACGCACGTGGGGAACACTATCAGGTCTCTGCCGTCAGCGACGGCTACGTCGGTTCATCCCCACGCACGTGGGGAACACTCGTCAATCTCCGAGAAGTAGTCTTCAAGGGACGGTTCATCCCCACGCACGTGGGGAACACTTCATCCCTTCCGGCTGAACAGGGAAGCCAGACGGTTCATCCCCACGCACGTGGGGAACACACAGCCAGAGACGCCAACGATTGGGTGGCGGCCGGTTCATCCCCACGCACGTGGGGAACACCTTTCAAATTCACGGATGGGCGCGGACACCTGCGGTTCATCCCCACGCACGTGGGGAACACCTCACCAAGGGATTGCTCGCCAGTGCTTCAACCGGTTCATCCCCACGCACGTGGGGAACACGACTCAAGCGAAAAGTCACGGAAGAATGTTGCCGGTTCATCCCCACGCACGTGGGGAACACTCTAACGAAAAGCAGGCGGAACCATTGACGGAAATTGTCGACAGGAAAAATGCCGAATATTTTGCCGTTTTATGGTTCGGTTCTTGCTTACTCCTTTTCCGACAGCGGCAGGAAGCTTACCAGCGTCATTCCGTCGAAGTCCACGGGAATGCGCCGGTTGACGCCTGTCGTGGCAAAGGAAAATCCCTGTTCCTCGGGGCTTTGCCAAGCCATTACGCCGTTGCCTTCCTCCACGCCGCCCTCCACCGTGGACCAGATCATCTCCCGTGTGCGTGCCGAAAGGTCCCCGACATACACGCCGGCACGGATTTCCAGCATCCAGACCGCCAGGCGGCCGCGAAGGCGCGGCGGTACGTTTTCAACCACGATGACCGTCATCGCCATGGCCGCGTTCCTCCTCAAAAGCCGGACCCGCCGCTTCGGGAGCGGGTTCGGGCATGGGCTTGCCGCCCGCCGAAAGGACGTCCTCAATTAGCGGAATGATGCGTTTGAGCACCCGTTTCCTGCGGAACATGTCCCGGCAGGCTTGACGCGTCTCCCGTTCCGGTTCCGACGGATTCTTCGCCGCCACGGAAAAGGCGGCGGGCACCACGGTTTCGAATTTGATCAAATCCGCCACATCGTAGACGAATGAACGAGGCTTGCCCGTATGCAGGAATCCGATGGCCGGAGCGTATCCAGCCGCCAGGATGGCCGCCTCACTGATGCCGTACAGGCACGAGGTGGCCGCGCTGAGGCACTGGTTGGGAACGTCGCCGCTCGAAAACGCGCGCGGGTCGTAGTTACGCCCGGACCAGGACACGTGATAGAGCTTCGCCAACTGCGCGTACATGGCGCGCACGCGGGCGCCCTCCATGCCGCGAAGTTGGTCCACGCTGCGTCCGGCAGGGACGTCGCCGTCGAAACGCAGGGCGTACATCCGCCGGACCACGTTCAGCCGCGCCGTGTCGTCGAGCGCCAACGAAGCCTGCCAGAGCAGTTTATCGCTCCTGGCCCCGCCCGGCTGACCGACGGCATACAGCCGCACTCCCGCCTCTCCCACCCAGACGAGCAGGGTGCCGGAGCGGGCGGCCAACACCACCGCCGCATGGGACACGCGGATGCCGGGTTCGAGCAGGATGCAGCATACGCCGCCGACCGGCACATGCACCCGAACCCCTTCCGCATCCACCAGCACGAAGGAGCCGTCCAGCACGTCCAGTCGGCCCTTTTCCAGAAAGACCATGCTGGACCGCTCCTTCAGCGGCAATGGCGACAGCTTCGGCAGCATCAGGCCCGCCTGACCATGAGCAGCCCGAATCCGAGTCCCTTGGCACATCCCACGCCTTGGAAAAGGGCCTGCCGCAGCCGCTCGGGACCTGTGACCGAGGCAAATCCGCGCACGTCGATGCGCGACAGCACCATGGGTTTAGTCCCGCCCCGTTTGCCGAACCGGGCCTGGTCGTAGGCCTCGGCCATGACCGAGTCCGGATCAAGCGAAACCCCCAGGCGCTCCTGCCGTTTTTCCAGCCATTGCAGGGCGACGCGTTGGGCGATCTCCGAGCGCGGCGGCAGGGGGGCTCCTTCGCGCATCAGCCGTTTGCGTTCGTCCTGCACCATGTCCACCCGGACCTGGCGGCCCCGCTCGTCGCCCGGGATCGGCTCGCGCCGCTTCACCACGGGATTGAGCCGCAGGGAGAACAGCACCCGCTCGCCTTCCGCGAGCTGCGGCGCATAGGGCTTCACCTCCAGGCGGCGGACGAACTTCCGTCGTTGCGGCTCCCGCTCGGATACCGCCAGGAACGTGTCGCGGCCGAGCTGCCGGTACAGGAAGTCGCGCCGCCGATCCGCCGCGTCCGAAAAAAGACGCCAGAGGAGCTGGTGCGCCTCGTATACGCCGAGCCGGGCGGATGCAGCCATGTCCAGCTCTATCTTACTCATGAACATGATCGGCCTCCTGTTCCTCCGGAAGGAGAAAATGGCACTCGCGTCGAAGGGCGAACTGCCGTTTCGCGGCGTTGCTCAGCACGTCGCGCACCGAGTAGCGTGTTGTGCGTTCCTCCACGCCTTCGATGCCGTGTCCTTCGTCGGACCAGACCGGTCGGTCGGTCGGCCTGGCGAAGCCTCGGCCTGCGGCGCATGTTTTGCCGTGCTGGGCGTCGTAGAGGGCAAGGGCCGCTGCCGCGTCCCGCGCCGAAATCACCTCGGGCAGCAACGGGAATCCGGGCGGGCAGGATTTGCGGCCCAGGTAGAGGGTCAGCCGGGGATGGCGCAGCGCTTCCCGCATGGCAGCGAGGCCGTATCCGGCATCGCCCTCCAGCCAGACGCAGACCGTGAAGGCGGCTCCGGCCAGATACTCCCGTTCGGACAGGATGGTGGATAGCTGTTGCGGCGTCACCTTGGTCAGCAGTTCGTCCCGGCGGGTGTAGTACGTCACCTTTTTCTGGTTCGGCGGCGTCTGCACGGTATGGTAGTCGATCATCCGTTCTCCGGAATCATCCGCACGCGCGGCGAGGCGCACCGCGCCGTGCAACGCCTCGAGGGCGGCGGTCCGGTCGCGCCGTATGCCGAGGGCGGCGGCCAGCAGGCCCGCCACGCCGGAGCGGCCCGGATGCCCGGCCGTGGCCCGCACCTCGCCCACGGCCGAGGACGCGCCCCAGCTTTGCAGGGGACCCCGCAGAGTGAATACGAGATAGTCCTGCATGGGTTACTCCGCGATGAACCCGCACAGTTCGGGGAGCGTGGCCCGGCCGTGGCCGTACACGCAGGCATCGGCCGTTTCGCCGAGCATGGTGTCGAAGCTGTCGCGTTTGGTTTCGAGCGCCGCAATCGCATCGGCAAGCGGATCAGCGCCATCCATGGGCTTCAAAAAGGCCTCGGCCAGCGTGCGGGGGTGGGTGTCGCCTTTTTCCGCCAGGCAGTAGGAAGCCACGGCCCGCGAGGCGAAGCTGTTTTGCTTGCCCGAGGGGCTGACGGTGACCACGGCCCGCGTCAGGGCTTCAAGCGCCCGGTTGCAGAGCGCCGCATCGCCGCCCAGATTTTCCTTCAGCAATTCGCGGTCGATGCAGACATACAGATAGAACACCCCCGCGCCGAATTCGGCCACGCCCATGTGCCCGGCTCCGGCATCGTCCTTGTTCAGGTCGTCCACGGCGGTGAAGAAGTCGTCCTCCACCACGCCCTTGTGTACGGTCATGGCGTGCGCCACCTGTACGGCGGCCTCCACATTGAATTCGGGGCGGCTGGCCAACATACGGCCGAACATGGCGACATCCACGGCATTGCCTTCGCCGCGCAGCAGGTCGAGGTTTTCCGCTTCGGGGACCTTGCCGGTTTCACGGCAGTCCTCCACCAGGGCGGCCACGGCGGCAAGCTCCACGGGGTTCACGTGAGCCATCTGCTCGGTCTCCAGCGAATCGAGGAATGCCTTTTCGTTGAACTCGTCCTGCTTGGCCTTGTATTGCGCCTTGTTCTTGGCGAAGGCCCCGGCGATGGCCCGGGCTATTTCCTCTGCGGCGTTCTTCTTGACGGTCGTGCGGTCACCGGTTGCCCCGGCATCCAGCATGGCCTCGTGGAAGGTTACGCCGTTGACCAGGGCGAAGTAGACGTATTTGCCGATTTCCTTGGTGCGGGTGCCGAAGTTGTCGGCCAGTCCGCCGGAAATGTATTCCGACGTGCGCCATGCGCGCTTGAGACTCTGGGAGGAGACCCGCAGCCGCTGGCAGTTGCCCATTTTCACGGTCTTGGGGCGGCCGAGGTCGTCGCGGTTCAGGTTGCTGGCGGGGTAGGTGGTCAGGACGTGCAGTTGAAGAAAACGGGACATGATATTGCTCCTTATGCCTTGGGTCGGTTGGGGTAGTATTCCGTGGCCCATTGCATCCGGGCCGCGTCGTTCCAGTGGCGGGTATCGCGGATCAGTCCGCCGAGGCTGGCCTTGCCGTCGCACATGCGCACGAAGCGGACCAGCACGCCGTACAATTCGTCGTATTCGTCGTCGCCCACGGCCAGCAGCTTGCGGAAGCGCACGTCGCGCATGTCCGGGCTGCCCTTGCCCTCGCGGGCAAAGACCGCGGCGAAATGGCCCTTGCAGAGCGTCCGGGCGTTGGCCAACACCCCGGCGGCCAGGGCCAGCCGTTCCAGATCGGGCTCGCTCAGCTTGAATTTCGCCAGCTTTTTGGCCAGCCCGTTGCGATACGCCGGGGAGACATACGCCTCGGTGCGGCTCCTGGCCCGGCGCAGCTCCGCCCGCTGGCCGCGGTCATTTTCCAGCGAATGCCACCATGCTTCGACGGTTTTCGAGAAACCATCGTCCTTGAGAGCGTCGGTAAGCGTCATTGGATCTCCTTTTGCGGGTGCATTTCCATGTCCCGCAATTTCTTGATGGTAAAGGCGATCAGTTGCGAACGCGCATCCACGTAACGCTTCATGCGTTCGGGCGGGATGCCGATCCGTCCGGCGGCGTCTTCGAAGAGTGTCTTCGCCGCCCTGAGCAGACGGCCGCCCCAGGCCAGGCGGAGGGCGTCGCGTTCGGCGAGGTCCTCGTCGTTGTCCGGCAACGCGGCCAGTTTGGCTGCGCATTCGTAGAACGCCGCTTCGGTTTCGCTCCAAAATCGGTTGCCCGTATTCTTGAATAGGTCGCTGTCGATCTTGGCCTGGTTCTTACCAGCCTCGTTGACCAGGGCGTCCTTGAGCGTCCCCACCAGGATGCGCCGCACCTGGTCCGCTGCCGTGACCATGTTGTTGACGTCCCGGCTGAAGGCCGCTGTGTCCCCCTCCACGGGAATGATCGGGAACAGGTGTTCGCACCATTCCCGGGCCTTGGCGTTGTCCATGTCGTAGCCTGCCACGTTAACTTTCCGGCTTTGCCTTCGGGCGTTGCGCACGCATCGGGCGGGCCGCATGAACCGCTTGCCGTCCGGTTCGCCGTAGACCACGCCGAGCCAGTTGCCGTAGGCCTCGATATTGCTTCTCCCCTTGATGGAGAGAGGGGGCTTGCCCTCCTCGATGGTGTAGGGCGTCAACGGATGCACCCATTCGGGCCCGTAATTGTAGCCGTTGGGACGGGACAGGAATTCCCGCACCGCTACCGGGTGCGTCCTGCCGCATATGTCGCAGGGGGCCGTGGCGTCGGTCTCGCGAAGAACGATGCGCCTCGGCATTCCCCAGAAGGCGTGCAGCGGGTGCATGTCATCCGGGTGGACCTGCTCGTTCTTGTCGCTGGTGCGGGTGGGCGACATCCAGGGATAGACGCGTGTTTTGAGCTCGTCGTCCCCGGGCGCGGCCTTGAAGTTCGGCTCCCCTTTGGACGGGGAGACGTTCAACCATAGGCTTTCCCAGAGGGTTTTCCCGACGGCCAGGGTGGAAAGCGGTCCGCCGCCGCGCATGGAAGTGCGGTTGCCGCGGCCTCCGGACGGCGCAAAGGCCTGTAGGGTATGCAATGCCGCCGCCGCACAGGCCGGGCAGAGCGTCTTCAACTGTCCGCGCTTAATGAAGAGGTCCTTGTTCTCCCGCAGGGTGATGGCGCCGGGTTGCTCGATGAGCAGCGCGCCCACCCCGTTGCGGACCGGCTTGTCCGCATCGGACATGGTCAGGTCCTGCATGAACCGGGGGCGTTCGCCGAAGAGGTTGAAGTAGGGGGCATGGGCCGTGAAGGCCGAGCGGAGCGTTTCCCGGTCCGGCGGGTTCTTCAGCAGCTCGTCGCGGGCCTTCATGCTTTCCGGCGCAAAGGCCGTTTGCAGCAACCCCACAAGAAACTCCATGAGCGCGGCCCGGAAATCCGGCCGTTGCGGATTCAAGGCCACGGGCGGGTCGTCGCCGACGATCTCCCACGGCCGAATCCATTCGGTCCGCCCGTCCCCGAAGATGGCGGGCAGCCAGGGTTCGTTCATCAAATTATATTCCATAGCCTTCTCCAAGTTATATACAAAATACGATACCGTACGAGAAAATAATCCCGACAGCCAGTGCTTTTTACAAAGGTTGTCGGGAGATGTGATATTTTAAGGATTCTTCATCCGTGAATTGGGCTGATTCTTTTTTCAGTCAACCTCCAGCCCGGTTCTCGCTGCATAGCGGAACCGCACGGTCCGGCCCAGGCCGTCCGTGCCGCTGCCGGTCCAGACGCCGGGCGCGGTTTCCAGGAGCGGCAGGCAAATGCACCATTTCCCCTTGTCCGGCATGGCGGCCATCAGTTCGGCCACGGCGGTTTCGCAGGATGCCGGGATGTCGGCTTCCGCCAGCTTCCGCAAGGGGATGCGGACTTCGGAGCGTACGCAGGTGTCCATGGCCGGACCGTGGCTGTCGTCGTGCCAGAGGCGCACGCCGTTCGCATCCACCCGAAGCAGCCGCACGCCGCGCGCCGGTTCGCCCAGGCGGGTAGGGGCCGTGAGGTCGTCACCCCAGGGAGAATCGCCGACCGCGTAGCCTTCCGGGAACTTGAGCATTCCGAAGTGGGCGACGGACGCATCGGCCCTTTCCTTGGCATAGGCCGACATCTCCGCATCATCCAGGGAGCCCGGCGCGACCGCCGCGCCGTCCGCGTAGGCGCCTTCCACCAGTTCCCGAGCATCGCGCGGCAGGACGATGGCACCCTTGCCGCACAGGAGCCGGGCCGTTCGCCAGAGCACGGCGGGACGCGGATACACATACTGTCCCTTGTCGAACAGGCGCGCGTACCAATCCGGCCCGGCGTCGTTCGAGGGCTCGGGCATGAGCACCGGCATGACGGCGGACGCATACCCCGCCGGGCGCGGGCGGGTATGCCGGTGGCAGCGGCCCGCGCGCTGGATCAGCAGTTCCATCGGTGCGAGATCGCTGAGCAGAAGGTCGAAATCGAGATCCAGGGATTGTTCCACGACCTGCGAGGCAAGCAGGATTTTTCCGGCCCGCTGTTCCGGTCCGCTTTCCTTACCGAATCGTTCCAGGACGCCGCGCTCGATGGCCGCCCGGTCTCCGCCAGTGAATCGGGCGTGGAACACTGTCACGTCGTCTTCGGGGATACCCCGCTCCTCCGTCAGCAGCCGGGCCGCCTCCAGCACGTCGGCCACGGTGTTGCGTATCCAGCAGGCGCAGGCCCCGGCCGTCCGCGCTGCACACAGCGCGTCGAGCATCCCGGATACCGCATTCACCGGCCGCACGGCCACATTCAGCGAACGGCGCGTCGTCACGGGCCGGGCCTCGCCGCCCTCGTCCGTCACCCGCGTCAGGAGCGGGAAGGGAGCGTCTTCGGCTTCCGGGGGACAGGCGAGGGGCGGCGTCTGCTTGCCCGCCAGGGCGCGGCCTTCCCGCCATGCTGCGATCAGCCGTTCGCGCAATTTCGCGGTCATCGTGGCCGAAAGCAGCACCGCGCTGCCGCCGAGGGCCGCATGGAATCGCAAAAGATTCGCCAGCAATTCCCCGGTATAGACGTCAAAGGAATGGACTTCGTCCGCCACCAGCACAGAACGGCACAGGCCGAGCAGCCGCAGGGACTGGTGTTTGGAGCCGAGCACGCCGAGGAGCGCCTGATCGATGGTCCCGACGCCGCAGGGGGCCAGGAGCGCCTTCTTGCGGCTGTCCGCCAGCCAGTGCGAACATACGGCCCGGCCGTCGTCCGCATCACCATTCCGGCCGATGCTCGCGAGGTATTCGTCGTTCAAGAATGCGCCGCCGTGCGCAAGCGCCAGGGATACGTTTCCGTCCCGGAACAGAGTGCCGTAGGCCTCGGCCAGGCGGCCGTACATGGCGTTGGCCGTGGCCATGGTGGGCAGCGCAGCATACAATCCCGCGGCAAGCCCGGCGCTCATGCTGCGGCGGGCGGCCAGCAATGCGGCCTCGGTCTTGCCTCCGCCGGTCAGGTCCTCGACTATCAGCATCTCCGGTCCCGCCGGAGCGGGCAGGTCGAGCACGGCCTGTTGCATCGGCGTCGGCAGGCATCCCCGCAGATGGGGGAGCAGCTCGGCAAAGCCGTCCTTGTCGCCCGGCGCGGCTTCCGCCAGTCCGAGAGCGGCCACGGCCTCGGCGGCCCGGTCCCGCGCTTGCGGCCAATAGGCCCCGACGCCTTTCCATTTGGCGTTCGCCGCGAACCAATGCTCGTTGGAGCCGACCCAGTCGGCCAGAACGAACAGCCCGGCCGCGAACCACGACAACGGTTGGAAGGCGTCTTCTTCACACGCCGCGCATTCGGGGCAGGGGACAGTCAGGAAAGTGGCCGCCATCTCGCGGATGAACTCCGCAACATCGGGCATGACGTATCCGTACGACGGGCCGAGGTCCATGGGGGTGTCCCGCGGCGCTCCATGGTGGCACAGCGCGGCCGTCAGCAGCGGTTGCAGGGCATACGGGTCCGGCAAGTCGAGAAAATCCTCGGGCTGGAGCTGTTCCCAGAACGCAAGCCCATATTCCGTATGATGGTGCGCATATGCGCCGCGGACGTGGCCCAGGGATTCGCCCAACGGTCTTACCAGGCGTTGGAATCCGGGGTGGAATTTGCCGATGTCGTGGCAGGCGGCGAGGAACAGCAACAGCGAGCGGGTGTAAGCGGAGGGCAGGGGCGACAGTGCGTCCGCGCGGGCCTGCCAGGACGTGTTCGTTTCCAGTAGGCGTTCGGTTACGGCGGCCGCGTCCAGGCAGTGGTGCGCGAGGTGGTGCCACCGTCCATCTGTGAAACTTTTTCCCCAATAATTGTACTGCATCGTTATTGATATGCGATTATAATAAGATAGTCGATAGATGCGGCAAGGCAAAAGGGAAAAAGTGAATACGGTGCAGCTTTTCGAGGTGTGTGACCGTATTCCGGTCTTGCCGGATGATATGCGGAAGAAAAATGTTTTTTCCCGCAAGGCCGGTTCGGGGAGCGAGTGTCAGAGAAATGGGGCTTTCCCGGCGGAGGGCGATTCCGGTTGCCTCGCCCTGGCGATCCTGTGGCCAAATTCAGCCGAAAAGGAGACGATTGCGCAAGGCGTGAAAGATACAGAAAAAGGGACCCATATATTTGACTCCCCGCTTTCGCGGCAGAACGCTGCGGAGCAGGGAAAGCCCGCGCCGAAGGCGCATACTGGGGATGCAAGGGTGCGAACCCTTGCCCGCCGGAGGCGAAATCATCCGACTATCGCCGCAAAGCGGCATTCAACGCCTGATTTAACTCTTCAGGGAGTTAGAGGAACAATTCCAACGAAAAAGGGTCGCAACCTTGTCGGTCGCGACCCTTGTACTAGCATGGTGCCGAAGAGAAGACTCGGAAGTCCTGATTCTTCGGCTGTGCGGCAATGTGTTGATTTTATGAATCTATTTTGTTTCAGCGTGTCCTTCGTATTTGTCCTTGACCTACCACTTTGACCCAGCTTCAGCAACTGGTGGTGGGCAGGGTCAGTTATAGAGGTTGGTAACGGAGTGAAAGGCCGTAAACAATCAACCGGAAGGTCGCTTACCTATGTTATTCCAATGGGTTGAAACGCTATATTCACAACAAAACACATAGTTGCCGCTGAAAAAGACCCTTGGGTGACACGCAGAATCTGCCGGGGAGAGGAACGAATGCTGGCCCAGTCGTCGGTTTTCAGTTCAGAAGTAGTACACGCACCGAAGTTCGCCCCTGGCTGCGTTGAGCTTGTTGCCGAACTCGGTGTCGGAGCCTCCGATCGGCAGGATGAGCCGGGGCCTCAACTCGAAGTTGGACGTGAGCATGTAGGATGCTTCGGGGTTGAAGGAGAGGCTTCCATCCCCGAGGTTCATGATCACGGTCGCTGTCGTGTTCAGGTAGAGGATATTGAAAGGTTCTTTTTGGGACACGCGGAAATACAGATAGTCCTGTCCGACGCTGCTCTGGTTGTAATAGGACGATACCTGTTTGCTTTTATTCAGGTCGGCGGTGTTCCCCGTGGCCTGATACGTGTCGTACGCCGTGTGGACATAGTCGTAGTAGGTTTCCAGTTGCGAAGCGGTGTACCCCTCTCCGTTGTGGTAATATTCTAGGAGATAGGTCGTTTCGGCCTCGGTCAGGTAGCGCGCGCCAAGAAGAAAGCTCCAGGCGTCGTATTCGTCGACGCTGCGGGTTCCGTCATCGTGGAGCACCGTTTTCTCGTAGCCCAACCGGACCGCCGTTTCGCCGTGGATGGCAAAATTGTCGGTGAGATTCATGGCAAAATCGAAACCGAGGGACGTATCGTAATAGTCTCCGGCCATGGCCATGACGTCCATGTCCACGTCGGCAATCAGGAAGTAGAGCTTCCCCCCGTAGAGAACGCTTGTATCCGATGCCAACCCCGTGTTCACCCGCTCCCATACGGGAACGACCACCGGCGTGAATGCCAACGTCTGCAACGGTCCATCGAAGCTGAAAATGGCGTCGGCGACGCCCATGACGTAGCCTTCTCGGGTCTGGTCCGGGTCATCCACGTCCTTGGGGCGGCTGGCGAAGCTCACGGGATTCCATGCATATCCCTTGCCCCATTTGAGGACCTTTTTCCCTGTTTCAAGCGTGAATCTCGGGTCCGGTCTCCAGGCGGCAACCCCTTCCTCAAGCATGATATCCCCCGCCCAGTGCTGGTCGTTCTTGAAAAAACGTTCCGACGGTTCATCCGGCTCACTGGAGGCCGACAGGGGCAACTGACTCCACTCGACGTCGGCACGTGGACGGGCATAGAATCCGAACTTCTCGTATTTCATGGATATTTCTGGCTTGATCTGGAGCAACAGGTCCGCTTGGAGTTCATCCTGCCGGGAGTTGTAGAAGCGTTCCTCGTAGACCGCAGAGTCCCTGTTCAGGAGCCGTTCGTACATTCGGAATTCGGCCTGGCCCCAGAACTCGAAGTGCTTTTCCTCCGCCGTAGGAATGTCGAAGTCCGCATCATACAGGGGCTCATCCTGGGCAAGGGCCGAAGCCGAGGCAACCAGGATAAGCGCCATGCAGAAGAACAGTCCGAGCTGGACGCCGGCTTTCGTCATTCCCTTTCCCGCAATCACTGACGGAGGGTTTCTATCCGCGGCAGGTAGTTGAGGGTGAAGACTTCATCCGAAAAGTCCCTGGCCTTCATCCGGGCGAAAATCATCACCGAGAGGTACCCCTTGTGAAGCGGGCTGTCCGTCTCGACAATGGCCGGACGGATGAATCCGTCGCCGAAGTCTGTCATTTTCTTGAAATGCAGTGTCTTGATGAGCATTCCGGACGCCGCGAGACACTTGATTTCCGTCGGGACCAGTTGGTCCTTCGCCACCAGCATCTCCAGCCTGTCATAGGCCACGTCGTTGGTCTTCGCCTTGAGGCGGAGAACGTAGGCGTCGCCGCTTTCTTCCATGGACTCCGGCGCATATTCGACGCTGTAGTCGAGCCGCATGATGTCGGCGTTATTGAAGATGCCGCCCGTTACCGATTGCAGGCTGGTTATCCTGACCGGCTTGGCCACGCTCGGAATGTGGAGCCACATGTTGTCGCCCAGGCGCAGGGTCGCACGGCCCTTTTCGCTGGAAGGCTTCAGGAAGACGGAGGCCACCATGTCCTGCCCTTTCTTGATGGTGTACAGGACGTATTCCCGCTTGCTCCCGTCCGGCTCGATGTTGATGAGCTTGCGGTAGGATTCGTAGCTGACCGGGGCAAGGTTGCGGTCCACTGCCAGCAGCACTTCCCCGGCATCCATGGCGAACACCTGGCCGCAGCCAAGGAGGAGGCTGAAGGCGACCAGGAAGAGAATATGTTTTACGTTATGCATCGCATTTGTCCTCATGGGGTTATACGTGGCCGAGCGCATCGACGGGTTCCATCCGGCTCGCCTTCCACGCGGGTTGCAGCGCGGCCAGGGCGGATGCCACCAGGACGATGGCCGACAGGAAGAGCATTTCGCCGGGGTTGATGTCCGGACGCACGATCAGGTTGTCCATTCGGCCGAAAGAGAATG
Protein-coding sequences here:
- the cas2e gene encoding type I-E CRISPR-associated endoribonuclease Cas2e, producing MAMTVIVVENVPPRLRGRLAVWMLEIRAGVYVGDLSARTREMIWSTVEGGVEEGNGVMAWQSPEEQGFSFATTGVNRRIPVDFDGMTLVSFLPLSEKE
- the cas1e gene encoding type I-E CRISPR-associated endonuclease Cas1e → MLPKLSPLPLKERSSMVFLEKGRLDVLDGSFVLVDAEGVRVHVPVGGVCCILLEPGIRVSHAAVVLAARSGTLLVWVGEAGVRLYAVGQPGGARSDKLLWQASLALDDTARLNVVRRMYALRFDGDVPAGRSVDQLRGMEGARVRAMYAQLAKLYHVSWSGRNYDPRAFSSGDVPNQCLSAATSCLYGISEAAILAAGYAPAIGFLHTGKPRSFVYDVADLIKFETVVPAAFSVAAKNPSEPERETRQACRDMFRRKRVLKRIIPLIEDVLSAGGKPMPEPAPEAAGPAFEEERGHGDDGHRG
- the cas6e gene encoding type I-E CRISPR-associated protein Cas6/Cse3/CasE, coding for MSKIELDMAASARLGVYEAHQLLWRLFSDAADRRRDFLYRQLGRDTFLAVSEREPQRRKFVRRLEVKPYAPQLAEGERVLFSLRLNPVVKRREPIPGDERGRQVRVDMVQDERKRLMREGAPLPPRSEIAQRVALQWLEKRQERLGVSLDPDSVMAEAYDQARFGKRGGTKPMVLSRIDVRGFASVTGPERLRQALFQGVGCAKGLGFGLLMVRRA
- the cas5e gene encoding type I-E CRISPR-associated protein Cas5/CasD; this translates as MQDYLVFTLRGPLQSWGASSAVGEVRATAGHPGRSGVAGLLAAALGIRRDRTAALEALHGAVRLAARADDSGERMIDYHTVQTPPNQKKVTYYTRRDELLTKVTPQQLSTILSEREYLAGAAFTVCVWLEGDAGYGLAAMREALRHPRLTLYLGRKSCPPGFPLLPEVISARDAAAALALYDAQHGKTCAAGRGFARPTDRPVWSDEGHGIEGVEERTTRYSVRDVLSNAAKRQFALRRECHFLLPEEQEADHVHE
- the cas7e gene encoding type I-E CRISPR-associated protein Cas7/Cse4/CasC — protein: MSRFLQLHVLTTYPASNLNRDDLGRPKTVKMGNCQRLRVSSQSLKRAWRTSEYISGGLADNFGTRTKEIGKYVYFALVNGVTFHEAMLDAGATGDRTTVKKNAAEEIARAIAGAFAKNKAQYKAKQDEFNEKAFLDSLETEQMAHVNPVELAAVAALVEDCRETGKVPEAENLDLLRGEGNAVDVAMFGRMLASRPEFNVEAAVQVAHAMTVHKGVVEDDFFTAVDDLNKDDAGAGHMGVAEFGAGVFYLYVCIDRELLKENLGGDAALCNRALEALTRAVVTVSPSGKQNSFASRAVASYCLAEKGDTHPRTLAEAFLKPMDGADPLADAIAALETKRDSFDTMLGETADACVYGHGRATLPELCGFIAE
- the casB gene encoding type I-E CRISPR-associated protein Cse2/CasB, translated to MTLTDALKDDGFSKTVEAWWHSLENDRGQRAELRRARSRTEAYVSPAYRNGLAKKLAKFKLSEPDLERLALAAGVLANARTLCKGHFAAVFAREGKGSPDMRDVRFRKLLAVGDDEYDELYGVLVRFVRMCDGKASLGGLIRDTRHWNDAARMQWATEYYPNRPKA
- the casA gene encoding type I-E CRISPR-associated protein Cse1/CasA translates to MEYNLMNEPWLPAIFGDGRTEWIRPWEIVGDDPPVALNPQRPDFRAALMEFLVGLLQTAFAPESMKARDELLKNPPDRETLRSAFTAHAPYFNLFGERPRFMQDLTMSDADKPVRNGVGALLIEQPGAITLRENKDLFIKRGQLKTLCPACAAAALHTLQAFAPSGGRGNRTSMRGGGPLSTLAVGKTLWESLWLNVSPSKGEPNFKAAPGDDELKTRVYPWMSPTRTSDKNEQVHPDDMHPLHAFWGMPRRIVLRETDATAPCDICGRTHPVAVREFLSRPNGYNYGPEWVHPLTPYTIEEGKPPLSIKGRSNIEAYGNWLGVVYGEPDGKRFMRPARCVRNARRQSRKVNVAGYDMDNAKAREWCEHLFPIIPVEGDTAAFSRDVNNMVTAADQVRRILVGTLKDALVNEAGKNQAKIDSDLFKNTGNRFWSETEAAFYECAAKLAALPDNDEDLAERDALRLAWGGRLLRAAKTLFEDAAGRIGIPPERMKRYVDARSQLIAFTIKKLRDMEMHPQKEIQ